The Kineococcus endophyticus genome has a window encoding:
- a CDS encoding dipeptide ABC transporter ATP-binding protein: MTPAAGGPLLSVRDLRIVFGTGAAATVAVAGASWDLGPGEVLAVVGESGSGKSVTALSLLGLLPGSAHVTGHAELAGHGDLLALTGEPLRRLRGAVVSMVFQDPGSTLNPVLTIGDQLTEAVRVHRPGTSRAAARTRALDLLETVRVPDPASRLRAYPHQLSGGQLQRVVIAMALADEPAGVVADEPTTALDVTVQADVLDLLRDLTVRRGTSVVLITHDMGVVADLADRVVVLRHGEVVETGTVREVLRAPRAEYTRELLAAVPQLPAADLGASADVGAVGNAHRAVPDDPARGSLPGLAPAPGAADPVLDVRGVSVTYGGRWRGGGLRALDEVDLRIGAGEVLGLVGESGSGKSTLAGVVNGLVRPTAGSVRIGGVDPTTLRGRELRAVRARVGVVFQNPYSSLDPRSSVADSVAEPLLLHTSDDPREVRERVAGLLDAVALPAGSGERFPHELSGGQRQRVAIARAIALGPDLLIADEPTSALDVSVQARVLDLLADLRARFGFASLFITHDLAVVGQVADRIAVLHRGRLVEEGPADAVLTRPLHPYTQRLVAAAPVTDPDEQHRRRTAWRALTS, translated from the coding sequence GTGACGCCAGCCGCGGGTGGACCCCTGCTGTCCGTCCGGGACCTGCGGATCGTCTTCGGTACCGGGGCGGCCGCGACGGTCGCGGTCGCCGGCGCGTCGTGGGACCTCGGGCCGGGCGAGGTGCTGGCGGTGGTCGGTGAGTCCGGCTCCGGCAAGAGCGTCACGGCGCTGTCCCTGCTGGGGTTGTTGCCCGGGTCCGCGCACGTCACGGGCCACGCGGAGCTCGCCGGGCACGGCGACCTGCTCGCGCTGACCGGCGAACCCCTGCGCCGCCTGCGCGGTGCGGTGGTCTCGATGGTGTTCCAGGACCCGGGCAGCACGCTGAACCCGGTCCTGACGATCGGCGACCAGCTCACCGAGGCCGTCCGCGTCCACCGTCCCGGCACGAGCCGGGCGGCGGCCCGGACCCGGGCGCTGGACCTGCTGGAGACCGTCCGTGTGCCCGACCCCGCCTCCCGGCTGCGCGCCTACCCGCACCAGCTGTCCGGCGGCCAGCTGCAGCGCGTCGTCATCGCGATGGCCCTGGCGGACGAACCCGCCGGCGTGGTCGCCGACGAGCCGACGACGGCCCTCGACGTCACCGTGCAGGCCGACGTCCTCGACCTGTTGCGCGACCTCACCGTGCGGCGGGGCACGTCGGTGGTCCTCATCACGCACGACATGGGCGTGGTCGCCGACCTGGCCGACCGCGTCGTCGTCCTGCGCCACGGCGAGGTCGTGGAGACGGGGACCGTCCGCGAGGTGCTCCGCGCGCCGCGGGCGGAGTACACGCGGGAGCTCCTCGCCGCCGTGCCGCAGTTGCCGGCCGCCGACCTGGGTGCGAGTGCGGACGTGGGGGCCGTGGGGAACGCCCACCGCGCCGTCCCCGACGACCCGGCCCGCGGTTCCCTACCCGGTCTCGCGCCGGCGCCCGGGGCGGCCGACCCGGTGCTCGACGTGCGGGGGGTTTCGGTGACGTACGGCGGACGCTGGCGCGGCGGCGGACTGCGCGCCCTCGACGAGGTCGACCTGCGCATCGGCGCCGGTGAGGTCCTGGGGCTCGTGGGCGAGTCCGGCTCGGGCAAGAGCACGCTCGCGGGTGTCGTCAACGGACTCGTGCGCCCGACGGCCGGGTCCGTCCGCATCGGCGGCGTCGACCCGACGACGCTGCGGGGCCGGGAGCTGCGCGCCGTGCGGGCCCGGGTCGGGGTCGTCTTCCAGAACCCCTACTCCTCGCTGGACCCGCGCTCCAGCGTCGCCGACTCGGTCGCCGAACCCCTGCTGCTGCACACCTCCGACGACCCGCGCGAGGTGCGGGAACGGGTGGCCGGGCTGCTCGACGCCGTCGCCCTGCCCGCGGGCAGCGGCGAGCGGTTCCCGCACGAACTGTCCGGCGGTCAGCGCCAGCGCGTCGCCATCGCCCGCGCGATCGCCCTCGGGCCGGACCTGCTCATCGCCGACGAACCCACGAGCGCGCTCGACGTGTCCGTGCAGGCGCGGGTCCTGGACCTGCTGGCCGACCTGCGGGCGCGGTTCGGCTTCGCGAGTCTGTTCATCACCCACGACCTCGCCGTCGTCGGGCAGGTCGCCGACCGCATCGCGGTCCTGCACCGCGGCCGGCTCGTGGAGGAGGGGCCCGCCGACGCGGTCCTCACCCGCCCGCTGCACCCCTACACGCAGCGCCTCGTGGCCGCCGCCCCCGTCACCGACCCCGACGAGCAGCACCGCCGCCGCACCGCCTGGCGCGCCCTCACCTCCTGA
- a CDS encoding glycoside hydrolase family 27 protein: protein MTRPPMGWNSWDCYGTTVTEEEVLANARFMAEHLLPFGWDTVVVDIDWSDPTAKSHGYNAGAPLCLDAAGRLVPDPGRFPSAAGGAGFGPLAAQVHELGLRFGIHVMRGIPRLAVDETTPFVDRTNVCEWNPDMLGLDHSHPGAQAYYDSVLELYASWGVDFVKVDDMLWPYQAADVEAFARAVRRCGREIAVSLSPGRDLSLSRLPHLREHATMWRICDDLWDRWEDVEANVSRFARWAPHAGPDGWPDGDMLPLGRIGLRAERGEPRDDRLTRAERRTLFTLWVVARSPLMIGGDLPSSDPATVALFQNADVLAVLEATGNREVFREDPLVLWSAQGPGGVGYVAAFNLGAEPLDVALDSQDVDLPAHLGTVHDVWSGEVVPTVAVTAQEDATRGVAPGSTAVPVRLEPHGCVLLRHTP, encoded by the coding sequence ATGACCAGACCCCCGATGGGCTGGAACAGCTGGGACTGCTACGGAACCACCGTGACCGAGGAGGAGGTCCTCGCCAACGCCCGGTTCATGGCCGAGCACCTCCTGCCCTTCGGCTGGGACACCGTCGTCGTCGACATCGACTGGTCCGACCCGACGGCGAAGTCGCACGGGTACAACGCCGGCGCCCCGCTGTGCCTGGACGCCGCGGGCCGGCTCGTGCCGGACCCCGGCCGCTTCCCCAGCGCGGCCGGGGGAGCGGGGTTCGGGCCGCTCGCGGCGCAGGTCCACGAGCTCGGGCTGAGGTTCGGGATCCACGTCATGCGCGGGATCCCGCGTCTCGCGGTCGACGAGACGACCCCCTTCGTCGACCGTACGAACGTCTGCGAGTGGAACCCCGACATGCTGGGGCTGGACCACTCCCACCCCGGCGCGCAGGCGTACTACGACTCCGTGCTGGAGCTCTACGCCTCCTGGGGCGTCGACTTCGTCAAGGTCGACGACATGCTGTGGCCGTACCAGGCCGCCGACGTCGAGGCCTTCGCCCGGGCCGTGCGCCGCTGCGGGCGGGAGATCGCGGTCAGCCTGTCGCCCGGGCGCGACCTGTCGCTGTCCCGGCTCCCGCACCTGCGTGAGCACGCGACGATGTGGCGCATCTGCGACGACCTGTGGGACCGGTGGGAGGACGTGGAGGCGAACGTCTCCCGGTTCGCCCGCTGGGCCCCGCACGCCGGACCGGACGGCTGGCCCGACGGGGACATGCTCCCGCTCGGGCGCATCGGGTTGCGGGCCGAACGCGGCGAACCCCGCGACGACCGCCTGACACGGGCGGAGCGCCGGACGTTGTTCACCCTGTGGGTCGTGGCGCGGTCACCGTTGATGATCGGCGGCGACCTGCCGTCGTCCGATCCCGCGACGGTCGCGCTCTTCCAGAACGCCGACGTGCTCGCCGTCCTGGAGGCGACGGGGAACCGTGAGGTGTTCCGCGAGGACCCGCTCGTCCTGTGGAGCGCGCAGGGCCCGGGCGGGGTCGGCTACGTGGCCGCCTTCAACCTCGGCGCCGAACCCCTCGACGTCGCCCTCGACAGCCAGGACGTCGACCTGCCCGCCCACCTCGGGACGGTGCACGACGTGTGGTCGGGCGAGGTCGTCCCGACGGTCGCCGTCACGGCCCAGGAGGACGCCACCCGCGGGGTCGCCCCCGGCAGCACCGCCGTCCCGGTCCGCCTCGAACCCCACGGCTGCGTCCTCCTCCGCCACACCCCGTAG
- a CDS encoding ABC transporter substrate-binding protein — MTAKNSSPSRRLVLAGLGATSFLAACGANERQGSGSGQSSGSTPTKGGTLTVLVSSTSTNFDPAKSQSLAITSLALVHRRLTSWKVESGKPAELVPDLATDVGSTSDGGTTWTFTLKDGLLFSDGSPIRAADVKWGLERSFAASFSGGLTYHKDLLAGAAGYTGPFEGARLASIATPDEKTLVFTLARPYGDWGWVASTPAFAPVPEGKGAEADYGLKPIASGPYVLSAVQQGVKIEMSRNEHWSAASDDVRPALPDSVVFSLGQATDVVSQRLVADSAADQTAFGAGFVSPAQLVQVANNPSAKDRLVTSESGALAFLSLNTRRGPLQNAEVRKAFQYAVDKAAFQVATAGTAALAGEVATTLITDGISGREEFDLYPTDPSGDPAKAKELLAAAGYPQGLSGLKLLVSQSNNGPAQAQAIQAALVKAGIGVDLQVTDEDAYYAAINTVNADEYDLALASWQPDFPSPNANLQPLFATSAIGNGGYNSARYSSPSVDAAIAAAQATVDTDAAAKAWVAVDKAVMADSPVVPLIYTRNSFLRGSKVTNFFIGAFPAYPNYLAVGVSS; from the coding sequence GTGACCGCCAAGAACTCCTCCCCCAGCCGCCGCCTCGTCCTCGCCGGGCTCGGCGCGACCTCCTTCCTCGCCGCGTGCGGGGCCAACGAGCGGCAGGGGTCGGGGTCCGGCCAGTCCTCGGGGTCCACCCCGACCAAGGGCGGGACGCTGACGGTGCTCGTCTCCTCGACGAGCACGAACTTCGACCCGGCCAAGAGCCAGAGCCTGGCCATCACCTCCCTCGCCCTCGTCCACCGCCGTCTGACGTCGTGGAAGGTCGAGTCCGGCAAGCCCGCCGAACTCGTCCCCGACCTCGCCACGGACGTCGGCAGCACGAGCGACGGCGGGACGACGTGGACGTTCACGCTCAAGGACGGACTGCTGTTCTCCGACGGTTCCCCGATCCGGGCGGCCGACGTGAAGTGGGGCCTGGAACGGTCGTTCGCGGCGTCGTTCAGCGGCGGCCTGACCTACCACAAGGACCTCCTCGCGGGCGCCGCGGGCTACACCGGTCCCTTCGAGGGCGCCCGGCTCGCGTCCATCGCGACGCCCGACGAGAAGACCCTCGTGTTCACCCTCGCCCGGCCCTACGGCGACTGGGGCTGGGTCGCCAGCACCCCGGCGTTCGCCCCCGTCCCCGAGGGCAAGGGTGCCGAGGCCGACTACGGGCTCAAGCCGATCGCGTCCGGGCCCTACGTGCTGTCGGCCGTCCAGCAGGGCGTGAAGATCGAGATGAGCCGCAACGAGCACTGGAGCGCCGCGTCCGACGACGTGCGCCCCGCGCTGCCGGACTCGGTGGTGTTCTCCCTCGGCCAGGCCACCGACGTCGTCTCCCAGCGCCTCGTGGCCGACTCCGCTGCCGACCAGACGGCGTTCGGCGCCGGGTTCGTCTCCCCGGCCCAGCTCGTCCAGGTCGCGAACAACCCCTCGGCCAAGGACCGCCTCGTCACGTCGGAGTCCGGGGCGCTCGCGTTCCTGTCGCTCAACACCCGGCGCGGGCCGCTGCAGAACGCCGAGGTCCGCAAGGCCTTCCAGTACGCCGTCGACAAGGCGGCGTTCCAGGTGGCGACGGCCGGGACGGCGGCCCTGGCCGGCGAGGTCGCGACGACGCTCATCACCGACGGCATCTCCGGCCGCGAGGAGTTCGACCTCTACCCGACGGATCCCTCGGGCGACCCGGCCAAGGCCAAGGAACTGCTCGCCGCGGCCGGCTACCCGCAGGGCCTGTCCGGGCTGAAGCTGCTCGTGAGCCAGTCGAACAACGGCCCGGCGCAGGCGCAGGCGATCCAGGCGGCGCTGGTCAAGGCCGGCATCGGCGTGGACCTGCAGGTCACCGACGAGGACGCCTACTACGCGGCGATCAACACCGTGAACGCCGACGAGTACGACCTCGCGCTGGCGTCGTGGCAGCCGGACTTCCCGAGCCCCAACGCGAACCTGCAGCCGTTGTTCGCGACCTCGGCCATCGGCAACGGCGGGTACAACTCGGCGCGGTACTCCAGCCCGTCCGTCGACGCGGCGATCGCGGCCGCGCAGGCGACCGTCGACACCGACGCGGCGGCGAAGGCGTGGGTGGCCGTCGACAAGGCCGTCATGGCCGACTCCCCCGTCGTGCCCCTCATCTACACCCGCAACTCGTTCCTGCGCGGGTCGAAGGTGACGAACTTCTTCATCGGCGCCTTCCCGGCGTACCCGAACTACCTGGCGGTGGGTGTGAGCTCGTGA